From Vibrio tritonius, the proteins below share one genomic window:
- a CDS encoding beta-galactosidase, with translation MMIKNTLPLLTLLISSSFTVHAIEPSHVDIPYFGVAYYTEYMPYERLSKDIEMMKAAHINVVRIGESTWATMEPEEGQFDFSPLDKVLDAMSEAGIKVIIGTPTYAIPSWLAKKYPDVLAVTASGQNKYGARQNMDITNPHYRYYAKRIINKMIAHVANHPAVIGYQIDNETKHYGTSGPEVQKAFVSYLQQTYPDINAFNREFGLDYWSNRIARWEDFPEVHGSVFDTPTTSINASITAEFAKFQRQLVTDFLQWEADLVNQYKRPDQFVTQNFDLDWRGYSYGLQSNVNHFKAAKAVDVAGIDIYHPTQNLLTGTEISFGGDMARSMKNGKNYFVIETEAQGFAEWTPYPGQLRLQAYSHLASGANMVGYWHWSSTHNAFETYWKGLLSHDFEPNPTYQEAAQIGGEFAQYGKQLANLKIHHDTAILVSNEAQTAFNEFRFGWGNQEKYNDILRPFYDALYRMNVGVDFISPSTLAEQIKHYKLVVVPALYAASDELLEQLNRYVEQGGHVVYTFKDGFSNEHVKVRSSHQPGIINASAGVYYSQFVKPEHVSLTGDLFGVDPADVQIKYWMELVKPTTAKVLTHYQHAAWGDYAAITENQYGSGLATYIGFMPGDKLLEGILADAVKKAGIHTPAQSNHFPVIVKSGINDEGHSVHYLFNYSDKPIQAQYNFPNGKSLFDAQEVAQGSHVNLPAWGVSIIIEQK, from the coding sequence ATGATGATAAAAAACACCCTACCCCTTCTTACCCTATTAATTAGCAGCAGTTTTACCGTTCATGCTATCGAACCAAGCCATGTGGATATCCCTTATTTTGGCGTGGCATACTACACAGAATACATGCCTTATGAACGTCTCAGCAAAGACATAGAAATGATGAAAGCAGCGCACATTAATGTCGTGCGCATCGGCGAATCTACTTGGGCCACAATGGAACCCGAAGAGGGGCAATTTGACTTTTCTCCGCTGGATAAAGTCCTCGATGCGATGAGTGAAGCAGGAATTAAAGTCATCATTGGCACCCCGACCTATGCGATACCATCGTGGCTTGCAAAAAAATACCCTGACGTGCTTGCAGTCACCGCATCTGGACAAAACAAATATGGCGCTCGGCAAAATATGGATATCACTAATCCTCATTACCGTTACTACGCTAAGCGCATCATTAATAAGATGATTGCCCACGTTGCTAATCATCCGGCTGTGATTGGTTACCAAATCGATAACGAAACCAAGCACTATGGCACCAGCGGCCCAGAAGTACAAAAGGCCTTTGTCTCTTATCTTCAACAAACCTATCCCGACATCAACGCTTTTAACCGCGAATTTGGCCTCGATTATTGGAGTAACCGTATTGCCCGTTGGGAAGATTTTCCTGAAGTCCATGGTTCCGTGTTTGATACCCCTACTACCTCAATCAACGCCAGCATTACCGCTGAGTTTGCTAAGTTTCAACGTCAATTGGTGACCGATTTCCTTCAATGGGAAGCGGATTTGGTGAATCAATACAAACGACCAGACCAATTTGTCACCCAAAACTTTGACCTCGATTGGCGTGGCTATTCCTACGGCCTACAATCAAACGTCAACCACTTTAAAGCCGCTAAAGCCGTTGATGTCGCCGGGATTGATATTTACCACCCAACCCAAAATTTGCTTACTGGCACCGAAATTTCTTTTGGTGGTGATATGGCTCGCTCGATGAAAAATGGCAAAAACTATTTTGTTATCGAAACCGAAGCCCAAGGGTTTGCCGAATGGACACCTTATCCAGGACAGCTACGTTTGCAGGCATATAGCCATTTAGCCAGTGGCGCAAATATGGTGGGGTATTGGCATTGGTCATCGACTCACAATGCTTTTGAAACCTATTGGAAAGGACTACTTAGCCATGATTTTGAGCCTAATCCTACCTATCAAGAGGCTGCGCAAATTGGCGGCGAATTTGCTCAATATGGCAAACAGTTAGCCAACTTAAAAATCCACCATGACACCGCTATTTTGGTGAGTAACGAAGCGCAAACAGCGTTTAACGAATTTCGTTTTGGCTGGGGAAACCAAGAAAAATACAACGATATTCTGCGACCATTTTACGATGCCTTATATCGCATGAACGTCGGCGTTGATTTTATCAGCCCAAGCACCTTAGCGGAGCAAATTAAGCACTACAAATTAGTGGTTGTCCCTGCACTTTACGCCGCTTCGGATGAGCTATTGGAGCAGCTTAATCGTTACGTTGAGCAAGGTGGACATGTGGTCTACACCTTTAAAGATGGCTTTAGCAATGAACATGTTAAAGTACGCTCTAGCCACCAGCCTGGCATCATTAATGCCTCTGCAGGTGTTTATTACAGCCAATTCGTTAAACCAGAACATGTTTCGTTAACAGGCGATTTGTTTGGCGTTGACCCTGCCGATGTTCAAATAAAATATTGGATGGAATTGGTTAAACCTACCACGGCAAAAGTATTGACTCACTATCAGCATGCCGCTTGGGGAGATTATGCCGCCATCACAGAAAATCAATATGGCTCTGGTTTAGCAACCTACATCGGCTTTATGCCAGGCGATAAACTGTTGGAAGGTATCTTGGCCGATGCAGTGAAAAAAGCTGGCATTCACACACCAGCCCAAAGCAACCACTTCCCTGTCATAGTCAAAAGTGGCATCAATGATGAAGGACATAGCGTGCACTACCTGTTTAACTATTCAGATAAACCGATACAAGCACAATATAACTTTCCTAATGGTAAATCCTTATTCGACGCACAAGAAGTGGCTCAAGGCAGCCATGTGAACCTCCCTGCCTGGGGTGTTTCTATCATCATCGAACAAAAATAG
- a CDS encoding transposase produces the protein MTTARSQLICPDITPYYHCVSRCVRRSYLCGIDSLTGKSYEHRRDWIEQRILSLANVYLIQICSYAVMSNHYHLVVQIDKERALALSDLEVVERWHTEHQLPPLIQRWLAGEINSDTEKEACNQFINEWRERLYSLSWFMRELNYDIAVQANEEDQCTGRFWEGRFKSQALLDEKALLAAMAYVDLNPIRAKMADTPEQSNFTSIKARLTSLEKGKITTPSLANFMGYEHQDKTQGIPFRLSDYLELVDWLGRQIRPDKPGYIDNAQPGILTRLSLDQTDCLALCTELEKKPRVWVGTTARLQHAKIALNKKRMVALHIA, from the coding sequence ATGACCACTGCCCGTTCACAGCTGATTTGTCCTGACATAACGCCGTATTATCACTGTGTGTCTCGCTGTGTTCGTCGCTCGTATTTGTGTGGTATCGATAGTCTCACCGGAAAATCTTACGAGCATCGCCGAGATTGGATTGAGCAGCGCATTCTTAGCCTTGCCAATGTGTATCTGATTCAAATCTGCTCTTATGCAGTGATGAGCAATCACTACCATCTTGTTGTGCAAATTGATAAAGAGCGCGCTCTTGCTTTATCTGACTTGGAAGTGGTTGAACGCTGGCACACAGAGCACCAACTGCCACCACTTATTCAACGTTGGTTAGCAGGAGAAATAAACTCGGACACAGAAAAAGAAGCGTGCAATCAATTTATTAACGAGTGGCGAGAGCGACTTTATTCGCTCAGTTGGTTTATGAGAGAACTAAATTACGACATTGCCGTTCAAGCCAATGAAGAGGACCAATGTACTGGCCGTTTTTGGGAAGGACGATTCAAATCTCAAGCGCTACTCGATGAAAAAGCCTTACTGGCAGCGATGGCATATGTCGATTTAAATCCTATTCGAGCCAAGATGGCCGACACGCCTGAGCAGTCTAACTTCACCTCAATTAAAGCGAGACTCACGAGTTTAGAGAAAGGAAAAATCACCACACCATCGCTCGCCAATTTCATGGGCTACGAGCATCAAGATAAGACTCAAGGGATCCCCTTTAGACTCAGTGATTACCTTGAACTAGTTGATTGGCTTGGCCGACAAATAAGGCCAGATAAGCCCGGCTATATCGACAACGCTCAACCGGGTATACTCACCAGGCTTTCGTTAGATCAAACGGACTGTTTGGCACTTTGTACCGAGCTAGAGAAAAAGCCCCGCGTTTGGGTTGGAACCACAGCACGTTTACAGCACGCCAAAATTGCTCTGAATAAGAAACGAATGGTCGCGCTGCATATTGCGTAA
- a CDS encoding DUF554 domain-containing protein → MVGPFVNASAIIIGSVLGTLFGNKIPTKMKERMPMVFGLASMGIGLSMAIKVQLLPAVVLSLILGAVIGELVHLEENIKRMANGLKSLITRFVSPPNSSMTQNAYMERFISILILFCVSGTGIFGAMNEGMTGDPSLLIVKSFLDFFTAAIFAISLGLPVATLAIPQVFVQVVLYFSANAIMPLATPTMIADFSAVGGLLVFATGFRICGSIEFPLANLLPSLIIAMPLSSAWLHFAG, encoded by the coding sequence ATGGTAGGACCATTTGTTAATGCGTCGGCAATCATTATTGGCAGCGTATTGGGAACGTTGTTTGGTAATAAAATCCCAACCAAAATGAAAGAAAGAATGCCCATGGTGTTTGGCTTAGCATCGATGGGAATCGGTCTTTCGATGGCGATAAAAGTTCAGTTGCTGCCAGCAGTCGTATTATCTCTTATCTTAGGTGCGGTCATTGGCGAGCTCGTTCACCTCGAAGAAAATATTAAGCGAATGGCAAATGGACTAAAATCGCTCATCACTCGCTTTGTTTCGCCGCCAAACAGCTCGATGACTCAAAATGCCTACATGGAACGCTTTATCTCAATTTTAATTCTCTTTTGCGTGAGTGGGACAGGTATTTTTGGTGCGATGAATGAAGGGATGACCGGTGATCCTTCTTTATTGATTGTAAAATCTTTTCTTGATTTCTTTACTGCGGCTATTTTTGCTATTTCGTTAGGACTACCCGTTGCAACACTCGCAATACCGCAAGTGTTCGTGCAAGTCGTGCTCTACTTTTCAGCCAATGCGATCATGCCACTTGCTACTCCAACTATGATTGCTGACTTTTCTGCTGTTGGTGGACTACTGGTATTCGCGACGGGTTTTCGTATTTGTGGCAGTATTGAGTTTCCTTTGGCAAACTTATTGCCATCACTCATCATCGCTATGCCTCTCTCTTCGGCATGGTTACATTTTGCTGGATAA
- a CDS encoding GNAT family N-acetyltransferase, which yields MTAIRPATELDIDRIATIELMGFPQEEAASLTSFQQRFAAFPECFFVAVKDDIVVGHINGCRYHVPELPDILYADARQHQHDGAYQTVFGLAVDPQYQHQGIAHQLLDHLITVTKQRGAKGLVLTCKDALVGFYEQHGFVCQGVSSSTHGGAIWNDMLLELEHV from the coding sequence GTGACCGCTATTCGCCCCGCGACCGAACTGGATATTGATCGCATCGCAACCATTGAATTAATGGGTTTTCCTCAAGAAGAAGCTGCTTCTCTCACCTCATTTCAACAACGTTTCGCAGCGTTCCCCGAATGCTTTTTCGTTGCAGTTAAAGACGACATCGTCGTTGGTCACATTAATGGCTGTCGTTACCACGTGCCAGAACTGCCAGACATTCTTTACGCCGATGCACGCCAACATCAGCACGATGGCGCATATCAAACCGTGTTTGGGTTAGCGGTAGACCCTCAATATCAACATCAAGGTATTGCGCACCAGCTGCTTGATCATTTGATTACAGTAACAAAACAACGCGGAGCAAAAGGTTTAGTACTTACCTGCAAAGATGCATTAGTAGGCTTTTATGAACAGCATGGTTTTGTTTGCCAAGGAGTTTCATCATCAACACACGGTGGTGCTATTTGGAATGACATGCTGCTTGAACTTGAGCATGTTTAA
- the viaA gene encoding ATPase RavA stimulator ViaA, which yields MLGADGLNLALMIADSGIIDAAVNDLMGRSQVMMMAEHRGVGTSMRKHLLKWRSQVRDRITKVGQTERLQQEIALYQEVIHWDEAHFFEQLPELVKQLEWHSPFYRKARKLMEKNKGQDNPMFAHFFCAEWYQSLKNAIRQAQVLELEANKEKLLADLYQRMETVRNMKNVTESGDERSIGRLWDMASAKLSRTDLTVMKRHAHFLSKQKGLQEIADQLGRMASDVDDPSLNLSPTEDVAMVEERSDQATDDIVGVHESDDLNKILPNETLFLTYPELEVVFYKRLIDKRLMNYQTQGKSRTLRKVKTRKPDQKQADVEKGPFIVCLDASGSMSGFPEQCAKALAYALMQIALAEDRDCYVMLFSTEFITYELTRQDGLREASDFLSYSFHGGTDFEPVILHAIELMGQSRYRNADLVLVSDFIAPNQHEDVVEQVERLKQQHNRFHAVCLSRFGNPELVSLFDHCWHYHPNWIGRLVKRW from the coding sequence ATGCTAGGAGCTGATGGGTTGAACCTAGCGTTGATGATCGCCGATTCTGGCATCATTGATGCCGCAGTCAATGACCTTATGGGCCGCTCTCAGGTCATGATGATGGCCGAACACAGGGGGGTCGGAACCTCGATGCGTAAGCACTTGCTTAAATGGCGCAGCCAAGTGCGAGATCGCATCACCAAGGTAGGGCAAACAGAGCGTTTGCAACAGGAAATTGCGCTTTATCAGGAAGTTATTCATTGGGATGAGGCGCATTTTTTTGAACAGCTGCCAGAATTGGTTAAGCAACTTGAATGGCATTCACCGTTTTATCGTAAAGCGCGTAAATTGATGGAGAAAAACAAAGGGCAAGATAACCCGATGTTTGCCCACTTTTTTTGTGCTGAATGGTATCAATCGCTCAAAAATGCCATTCGTCAAGCTCAGGTTTTAGAGCTAGAAGCGAACAAAGAAAAGTTACTTGCCGACCTTTATCAGCGCATGGAAACCGTGCGCAATATGAAAAACGTCACTGAATCTGGTGATGAGCGCAGTATCGGTCGTTTGTGGGATATGGCTTCAGCCAAGTTGAGTCGAACGGATTTGACTGTGATGAAACGCCATGCTCATTTTCTGAGTAAACAGAAAGGGTTGCAGGAAATTGCCGACCAACTTGGGCGCATGGCAAGTGATGTTGATGATCCCAGCTTAAACCTTTCGCCGACGGAAGATGTTGCGATGGTTGAAGAGCGGTCTGATCAGGCAACAGATGACATTGTAGGGGTTCATGAAAGTGATGATTTGAATAAAATCCTCCCCAACGAAACGCTGTTTTTAACCTATCCAGAATTGGAAGTGGTCTTTTATAAGCGATTGATCGATAAAAGGTTGATGAATTACCAAACTCAAGGTAAATCGCGAACGCTGCGTAAGGTTAAGACTCGCAAACCCGATCAAAAGCAAGCGGATGTTGAAAAAGGACCTTTTATCGTCTGTTTGGATGCTTCTGGCTCCATGAGTGGTTTCCCAGAACAGTGTGCTAAGGCGCTAGCCTATGCGTTGATGCAGATTGCTTTAGCTGAGGACCGTGATTGTTACGTTATGTTGTTCTCTACTGAGTTCATTACCTATGAACTGACTCGACAAGATGGGTTACGTGAAGCGAGTGATTTCCTTAGCTATTCCTTTCATGGCGGCACCGATTTTGAGCCGGTGATTCTGCATGCCATCGAGTTAATGGGACAGTCACGCTATCGCAATGCCGATTTAGTGTTGGTTTCCGACTTTATCGCTCCGAATCAGCATGAGGATGTCGTTGAACAAGTCGAGCGGCTGAAACAACAGCACAACCGTTTCCATGCCGTTTGTTTATCACGGTTTGGTAACCCAGAGTTAGTTAGCCTCTTTGATCACTGCTGGCACTATCATCCAAACTGGATAGGACGCTTGGTTAAACGATGGTAG
- a CDS encoding ATPase RavA domain-containing protein codes for MTSSPKANHAHQALLSERITKLAKALSEGVYEREHTIKLCLLAALSGESVFLLGPPGIAKSLIAKRLIQAFDQSSYFEYLMTRFSTPEEVFGPLSIQELKDNGRYVRLTQGYLPKAQVVFLDEIWKAGPAILNTLLTVVNEKTFKNGSEIEKVPMRLLVSASNELPEEDSGLDALYDRMLVRLFVNRIQDRQNFKSMLTVGTAQEAKVPQGLAITDEEYHLWQHELDQMTISDDVFDKLYRIKTRLESHEKEVIDLYVSDRRWKKAVKLIKASAFFNGRDSINPLDLLLLEHCLWNSPESRDVVQTVLKEFALENAFDQQQVEYKLNNAKEALDNIQLEIETQFAMNLRLETSTGLRKKQSYHYDFSQAKHYNVGPTTNLVKLVLLQSNLSVSESEKGDSRWVYVPHSELEKVIKEGQGEAYGYVNQNTTMCRLRFEMDAQERLVIKDIANRAVLTALVAHQSFESDEQQERLTRAQHAQAEIVSAEQHLREVRQKFHAALPHNFIDPALPTAMEARIVQLMSHLEQAEKESEKTVFRLSQLEQFFA; via the coding sequence ATGACCTCATCACCTAAGGCTAATCATGCACATCAAGCATTGCTTTCTGAACGTATAACAAAACTTGCAAAAGCATTGAGCGAAGGGGTTTACGAGCGTGAACATACAATAAAGCTTTGCCTGCTGGCGGCATTAAGTGGAGAGAGTGTCTTTCTTCTTGGTCCTCCGGGTATTGCGAAAAGTTTGATTGCCAAGCGTTTGATTCAGGCATTTGACCAAAGCAGCTATTTTGAATACTTAATGACCCGATTTTCTACTCCGGAAGAGGTATTTGGCCCGCTGAGTATTCAAGAATTGAAAGACAATGGACGTTATGTTCGTTTAACCCAAGGATATCTTCCTAAAGCGCAGGTTGTCTTCCTAGATGAAATTTGGAAAGCAGGCCCCGCTATCCTCAATACGCTCTTAACGGTTGTTAATGAGAAAACGTTCAAAAACGGCAGTGAAATAGAGAAAGTTCCAATGCGTTTGTTGGTATCGGCCTCAAACGAATTGCCGGAAGAAGATAGCGGTTTAGATGCACTTTATGACCGCATGCTGGTGCGCCTGTTTGTGAACCGAATTCAAGACCGACAGAACTTTAAGTCGATGTTAACTGTCGGAACCGCACAAGAAGCAAAAGTACCGCAAGGCCTTGCTATCACTGATGAAGAATATCATTTATGGCAACATGAGTTGGATCAAATGACGATCAGTGATGATGTGTTTGATAAGCTCTATCGCATCAAAACGCGCCTTGAATCCCATGAGAAAGAAGTGATTGACCTTTATGTGTCGGACCGTCGTTGGAAAAAAGCAGTAAAATTGATTAAAGCGAGTGCTTTCTTTAATGGTCGCGATAGCATTAACCCGCTCGATCTCTTACTCCTTGAGCATTGTTTGTGGAATTCCCCAGAATCACGTGATGTGGTGCAGACAGTGTTAAAAGAGTTTGCTTTAGAGAACGCATTCGATCAGCAGCAAGTGGAATATAAGCTAAACAATGCAAAAGAAGCGTTGGACAATATTCAGTTGGAAATTGAAACCCAGTTTGCGATGAATTTGCGCTTAGAAACCTCAACCGGGCTACGTAAAAAACAGTCGTATCACTACGATTTTAGTCAAGCCAAGCATTATAACGTTGGGCCAACAACAAACTTAGTGAAATTGGTGTTACTGCAAAGCAATTTGTCGGTTTCTGAATCGGAAAAAGGTGATAGCCGATGGGTATATGTTCCCCATAGCGAGCTAGAAAAAGTGATCAAAGAAGGGCAAGGAGAGGCGTACGGATATGTAAACCAAAACACAACGATGTGCCGTTTACGCTTTGAAATGGATGCTCAAGAACGCTTGGTTATCAAGGATATTGCTAACCGCGCTGTGTTAACGGCTTTAGTCGCGCATCAATCCTTTGAATCTGATGAGCAACAAGAGCGCCTTACTCGCGCGCAACATGCTCAAGCCGAAATCGTGTCAGCCGAGCAACACTTGCGAGAGGTAAGACAAAAATTCCATGCGGCCTTACCGCATAATTTTATCGATCCTGCCTTGCCAACGGCAATGGAGGCTCGCATCGTACAGTTGATGTCTCATTTGGAACAAGCTGAGAAAGAGAGTGAGAAAACCGTGTTTCGTTTAAGTCAATTGGAGCAGTTTTTTGCCTGA
- a CDS encoding NUDIX hydrolase encodes MNRTIHQWKKTVSLTEQDMELPNGKSITHTTIVHPGAAVIIPLTEDNQIVMVYQYRPSLRKWMLEVPAGTMELGENPLNCAERELEEETGYSAEHYTALGQLTPMAGMCDEIQHLFIAKGLNKTARYECDEDEIIEVCSYSIAELESMIVSGEITDSKTIACLYKAKLCGHLD; translated from the coding sequence ATGAATAGAACGATTCATCAGTGGAAAAAAACCGTCTCTCTTACCGAGCAAGACATGGAACTTCCCAACGGCAAATCCATCACACATACTACCATTGTCCATCCGGGTGCGGCCGTCATCATTCCTCTCACCGAAGACAACCAGATCGTCATGGTGTATCAATATCGTCCATCACTACGAAAATGGATGCTTGAAGTCCCAGCAGGCACCATGGAGTTAGGTGAAAACCCGCTTAACTGCGCCGAGCGCGAGTTGGAAGAAGAAACAGGTTACAGTGCTGAACATTACACAGCGTTGGGTCAATTGACTCCCATGGCTGGCATGTGCGATGAAATCCAGCATCTCTTCATTGCTAAAGGATTAAACAAAACAGCGCGTTATGAGTGTGATGAAGATGAAATAATTGAAGTATGCAGCTACTCAATTGCAGAACTAGAATCGATGATTGTGTCAGGAGAGATTACCGATTCCAAAACCATCGCTTGTCTTTATAAAGCGAAACTCTGTGGTCATCTAGATTAA
- a CDS encoding TetR/AcrR family transcriptional regulator — MREKRQGRRSAEDAQKTRFTILTVAADLFCEFGYAKVSLRQISDKAGVSHSLLRHHFGSKEKIWHAISDGLHSYMSQYMKLILSHIPPETPANILLYRFTLRLLAHSLVNRKPIQLIADSVRQDDALFDYYIGTAGEIEHVIEELAGEYNQQFPDKSLNVWEVKWQLLMFAHSAASLTPFLKETWSEVTTDLNECLLLHLNLFNQTLVAKYHVDEENVEHPKSIQELVYDMKCDWGDITPN, encoded by the coding sequence ATGAGAGAAAAACGACAAGGGCGCCGTAGTGCGGAAGATGCACAAAAAACCCGTTTTACAATTCTAACGGTAGCGGCAGACCTCTTTTGTGAATTTGGCTATGCCAAAGTATCATTGCGCCAAATAAGCGATAAAGCCGGTGTATCACACAGCCTGTTGCGCCACCACTTTGGCAGCAAAGAAAAGATTTGGCATGCAATCAGTGATGGTTTGCATTCTTACATGTCGCAGTACATGAAATTGATTCTATCGCACATTCCACCAGAAACGCCGGCCAATATTTTACTTTACCGCTTTACCTTACGCTTGCTCGCACATAGTTTGGTCAATCGTAAGCCGATTCAATTGATAGCCGATTCCGTTCGCCAAGACGATGCGTTATTTGATTATTACATTGGTACGGCAGGAGAAATCGAACATGTTATTGAAGAGCTAGCAGGCGAATACAATCAACAGTTTCCTGATAAAAGCCTCAATGTTTGGGAAGTAAAATGGCAACTGTTAATGTTTGCGCACAGTGCTGCTAGCCTTACACCATTTTTAAAAGAGACATGGTCTGAGGTCACCACTGACTTGAACGAATGTCTACTACTCCACCTCAATCTCTTTAATCAAACCTTGGTTGCTAAATATCACGTTGATGAAGAAAACGTTGAACATCCGAAAAGCATTCAAGAATTAGTGTATGACATGAAATGCGATTGGGGTGATATTACCCCAAATTAA
- a CDS encoding DEAD/DEAH box helicase, protein MSEKTPEIPSTFGQLGINPALISQLQSLRIQQPTPIQEQAIPHVLAGRDVLAGAQTGTGKTAAYGLPLIQRLLDDKTEEPLAKGDVRSLILVPTRELAQQVLDNLVSYAEGTSLNIVAVYGGTSMKVQVNKLAAGADILIATPGRLLDHAHVKTLTLATTKTLVLDEADRMLDMGFMPDIQRVLRRLPQERQTLFFSATFNAKVKSIAYRMMEVPAEVQVTPQNSTADTVEQKVYPVDKKRKRELLAYLIGSRNWQQVLVFVKTKQGSDALANELKLDGIKAASINGDKSQGARQKALDDFKAGKIRALIATDVAARGLDIAQLEQVVNFDMPFKAEDYVHRIGRTGRAGHPGLAVSLLARDEEPMLSAIERLLDKRLSQEWLSGFEPTLTTPVMADGTPKRQSRSAEKRKLKAKLKIHAGRGKRGNK, encoded by the coding sequence ATGTCCGAAAAGACGCCAGAAATTCCATCCACATTCGGCCAATTAGGCATCAATCCGGCTTTGATCTCTCAGCTGCAATCACTACGTATTCAACAGCCTACTCCAATTCAAGAACAAGCCATTCCCCATGTACTGGCTGGACGCGATGTATTGGCAGGAGCACAAACTGGCACAGGAAAAACGGCGGCTTATGGCTTGCCCCTGATTCAGCGTCTACTTGATGATAAAACCGAGGAGCCACTTGCCAAAGGCGATGTTCGTTCACTTATTTTGGTTCCAACCCGTGAACTGGCTCAACAGGTATTAGATAACCTAGTTTCGTACGCCGAAGGCACTTCCCTTAACATTGTTGCGGTTTACGGTGGCACTAGCATGAAAGTGCAAGTTAATAAACTGGCGGCAGGGGCCGATATTTTGATCGCAACTCCCGGTCGTTTGCTGGATCATGCGCATGTAAAGACCCTAACTCTTGCAACGACGAAAACCTTAGTTTTAGATGAAGCTGATCGCATGTTGGACATGGGCTTTATGCCCGATATTCAACGTGTACTGCGTCGTCTACCTCAAGAACGCCAAACCCTGTTTTTCTCGGCAACCTTTAATGCCAAAGTAAAATCTATCGCGTATCGCATGATGGAAGTGCCTGCAGAGGTACAGGTGACCCCACAAAACTCAACCGCCGACACGGTTGAGCAGAAAGTATATCCAGTGGATAAAAAACGTAAGCGGGAACTGCTGGCTTATTTGATTGGTTCTCGTAATTGGCAGCAGGTACTGGTGTTTGTAAAAACCAAACAGGGCAGTGACGCGTTAGCCAATGAACTCAAATTAGATGGCATTAAAGCCGCCTCTATCAACGGAGATAAAAGCCAAGGTGCGCGCCAAAAAGCCCTTGATGATTTTAAAGCAGGAAAGATTCGTGCGTTGATTGCCACGGATGTTGCTGCTCGTGGCCTCGATATTGCGCAATTAGAGCAAGTGGTCAACTTTGATATGCCGTTTAAAGCAGAAGATTACGTGCATCGAATTGGTCGCACAGGGCGAGCGGGACATCCAGGACTTGCCGTTTCACTGCTGGCTCGTGATGAAGAGCCGATGTTATCTGCCATTGAACGTTTGCTTGATAAACGTTTGTCGCAGGAGTGGTTAAGTGGATTTGAACCAACCTTAACCACGCCAGTTATGGCAGATGGAACACCTAAGAGACAAAGTCGCTCTGCAGAGAAACGTAAGCTCAAAGCAAAACTTAAAATTCATGCTGGTCGCGGCAAACGTGGTAACAAATAG
- a CDS encoding acyl carrier protein phosphodiesterase, translating to MNYLAHLHIAEHSQSNLLGNLLGDFVKGAPHGRYSDEVVQGILLHRWVDAYTDRHDIIKQAKALFPKPLQRFAPIALDMFWDHCLASRWNEFSALDLTEFVAHAKQQVKHSYEPDLPAQYLRMTDRMWSGRWLESYQDFDNIEFALKRIATRSERIAPVALCSQSLLANYAALQTLFTDFYPQVLNEAKRVQL from the coding sequence ATGAACTATCTCGCCCATTTACACATTGCTGAACATAGCCAAAGTAATTTGCTTGGTAACTTACTGGGGGATTTTGTTAAGGGAGCGCCACATGGTCGATATTCAGACGAAGTGGTACAAGGGATCTTGCTGCATCGATGGGTTGATGCTTATACCGATCGTCATGACATCATCAAACAAGCAAAGGCATTGTTTCCAAAGCCGCTGCAACGCTTTGCGCCTATCGCTCTCGATATGTTTTGGGATCACTGCTTGGCGTCTCGTTGGAATGAATTTTCAGCACTGGATTTAACGGAGTTTGTTGCCCATGCTAAGCAGCAAGTTAAGCATTCCTATGAACCGGATTTGCCAGCTCAGTATCTGCGGATGACAGATCGTATGTGGTCGGGACGATGGCTTGAATCATATCAAGACTTCGATAATATTGAATTTGCACTTAAACGCATCGCCACACGTAGTGAGCGCATTGCTCCGGTGGCTCTCTGCAGTCAGAGTTTATTGGCTAATTATGCTGCGTTACAGACACTATTTACCGATTTTTATCCGCAAGTGTTAAACGAAGCCAAACGGGTTCAACTCTGA